The genomic DNA GGCGGTAGGTGTTGGGGCCGAGTTTACGCACGTCGCCGCTGAACGGGTTGACGGCGACTTCATCGAGCGCGGCGGTGATGCGCTCGCGGTCGAGCGTCGGGAAGCGCTCAAGCGCTTTTCGCGCGGGGCCGGCGACGTTGACGCGCCACATCACGGGCAAGGTCAGCTTTCAGTTCGTCGAGGGTGCAGTAGTCGCCGCGGGCGAAGGCCTGACGGCCGGCCTCGATGGCTTTGAGGTCGGCAGGGGTCAACGGCTCATCGTCAAGCGGAATGACGCGGCGACTGGGTCGAGCGTGGCTGGTGCGCGTGGTGGTGGCTGTCTTGGGCATACGAGGTGAGTGTAGCGCGGGCGCTGTGGGGGTGTCCA from Candidatus Binatia bacterium includes the following:
- a CDS encoding plasmid stabilization protein, with the translated sequence MMWRVNVAGPARKALERFPTLDRERITAALDEVAVNPFSGDVRKLGPNTYRRRVGSYRFFFDLYPELHFVQVTAITRRTTTTYRR